Genomic DNA from Acipenser ruthenus chromosome 41, fAciRut3.2 maternal haplotype, whole genome shotgun sequence:
gataggtagatagatagatagatagatagatagatagatagatagatagatattttacaAATACGTCAAGCAATTTTATCAATTGTCAACATgataataatgttgaccaatttTCAGCACCCATCAATACTATGTATTCAGGgtgattagatagatagatagatagatagatagatagatagatagatagatagaaagatagactGACTCAATCAAGTATGGGAAtagatgaataaatacataattaatgttCATTCTGACTTCAAATACATTCCACAGATTGTTGAGCAAAGCCAACTGAGAAGCGCGGTGGTATCTTTTATCAAGTGTCCACCAATACGGAATgcgggtgttttttttttcttttcattttacacCCTAATAGGGAATATCACCTTTGCCGAAACAAACATTGGGACAAATGGCCCCACCCTTGGTCATTCTGCATTTATTCGTCTGTGCAAACACTTGTTGGAGGAGAGTCTAGGTAGACAGATAGAGAattgatagatagacagacagatagatccACATGTGTCTCCCGCAACATATGTTGCTCTAATGTGGGCAATTTATTTTCATCTGCAAATGCTGTCAGCGTGCAATCTGTTTCCACTTTCCATTAGTTACAGAGTGATTACATTCTAATTACAAAAAGTAATGCCAGCTCCTTCAAAGTACACAGTCTACAAAGAAAAGAAGGACTGCTTCAGCAGAGACCACACAAAAGGGTTAAAAGAGCTGAATTATTCCCATCTCTCTTGCTCAAATTCAGGCTTACAACAGCTAGCCCAGACCTTCCGTAATGTCATTACATCACTGTGTCAGGATGCATTGTTGTGTCTGAAggatatatatacagttgtcatCAAAAGTTTACATTCCCTCTATTTGCAACAGTGTTATTTCCCAATGTATTAAGTGTTATAAATGATGTTTGATACACTATGCTTACACGGCAACAATACCTCTTGTAAGTGTGATGAACACTCAATTATCTTACCAAGTGGTAGTTAAAAATCTGTTGAATTAACTGAGTTAAGGCACAGGGTATCAATATTTATGAATTTCATGCCTTAACTCAGTTAATTCACCAGATTTTTAACTACCACTCACTCATCACACTTACAAGAGGTATTGTTGCCGTGTAAGAATAGTGTATCAAACAACATTTATAACACTTAATAAATTGGGAAATAACACTGTTGCAAATagagggtatgtaaacttttgacgtcaactgtatatatatatatatatatatatatatatatatatatatatatatatatatatatatatataaatatatatatatatataaatctgtgtatgTGTGCATTATTAAGCCATTTGTCTTTGGTATGTTGGGTTATATTTGCCAAAGCTCAGAGATAATGTAAACTGACTGCAAGCAAACCGTTGTCTTCCACATGGAAATATCGTGTATTGTGgattttttgttcttattttttcttcaaaatccataaagaaagaaaaaaaataataaacagaactttgtttttaactttggtgagttttattattttttttttttgtgtgagatTCGGTTCAGCGGAAAACTGAATTTGGTCAATAAGAAGTCTCATGTGATGTGAttgatgtgatgtttttgtttgacagtttctaaagattttaCTGGCAAAAATGCTTGCTATATTAAATTGGAAGTGCTTAACCCATATATTGTTTGATATGATTGTATTTGCTTGATTTACATCTTTATcagccattattaatacaaatactaaacacacaAGATGCTCCACAGAACACTCTGCAGATATCTACTTAAAATGTCTgcagcatttttgcatattttcacGCAGACTTGGACTGCCTCTAGTCATGGGTCTCAATTGGTTGGGGTTCAGAGGCATACAGTTTGGGAGAGAAATCCAAGAAACTAGCCCTGTCCTCTGGCTGTTGTTTTCCCTGGCTTTGCTAATGTATCTGTGTTGAGACACTTCACCACACTGATTTAATGTCTTCTCAGACGAGTGATAATAAAGAGAAGCACTGGTAAAGGGTAAACTCCCCTCTGTCTCCCCACCCcaaaaatacagcagcacctcAAAGTTGCCTCCTGTGAATAgagttaccagatttccagattgAAGAGTATTttcgttttggttttttttcagttAACTGACACCATAGCAACTCTCAAGCCATTAAAATAGCTGTGTATAATAACAGTTTCAGTGgatcctctgatcccatgaccaagccaactTCCATTTCTACACCCAGGAATTCGAAAGTGGATGTCAGCCAGCTGCCTCCCTCTTGAGAAcaacagtccctgacggttttgcctcccaaactcacaggagcaccagagccaacaCTCCATCTGGAACCCCCAGCGAAGACCTACGACTTTGCATCAGCCAGGACGCCGACTTtacaattttactgtttttaacagggacaaaaaatgaaggctgaaaacgGGGACCAGTTTTCCATGGACGTCTGGTAATCCTATTAGTTATGTCTTGAATGCATGTTTTAGGAGCTTGAAATAATGTGCCCCTTGCTATGTTGATTTTCAATGCAATGGCAGTTACAGTTCTGCACAATTAACTCTGCTAAAATCCTTTCTCATTAACAACCACTTGAACAAGCTCCAAGCAATCAAGGGGATGACTTTGAGAAGTGAAATCCACAGACGCATTTAGTATCTTCAAGGAATCAAGTTTGCTACTCTCAATGtcaccctgcccccccccccttctgtgGCCACTTGTCATCATGAAAAGTGTCAACAAACCattgacaaacagacagacactttgAATACAGCAATCACATCCCCTGTCAGAGCATCAGTCAtgtagatacatagatagatagatctatctATGGTTCTGGCAGGGAGCTCACTTTAACCTTGGATCAATCATGTAAATATCAAGCAAGGTTTAGGATGTTTAGGTGTTTACGATCACAGCTGTCTCCTTTGATGACGCACTTTCCCTTCATTTTGCCATTGCTGATTCCAGTATGATGACCAGTGTCTTGGGAGCAGCCCACCAACATGACTATCTTTTCTACTGTGGTAATAACTGCTCAACATGCACCCACATGACCAGCCTAATGTCTTCCTCATTCAGGGTGGTCAGGCAGTCGATGTGCTACACTGGAACGATAGTGAGAAGTGAGCTGTGAGACTGCACAGGCATACGATTCATTCAGTCTGTGTTACCCCTCTAGGTGTCAGCTGTTATCAAACTAgaacaaaaatgaatgcataattAGAGGAGGTGATGTGTGGCTGTAGCTTGATTCTCTGGCACCTTTACAATGAAAGCCTGTGAGACGACTATTAAAGCCTTTACAGAGTTTGAGGCAGGATGTTCTGAAGTTGAGCGATATAAAGTCACGTATGCCTGCTTTGCAAGTAATCTAGCACAGCACACTGACAGCAGCACAtgaagtgcctctaattactgtgttcttacatagtagttacttagtaaatacatgtgtcttacacataatgacaatgttattatccatagttacagtgtacttcatgtgtaaatctttttgcacgatataaccctaatcctaaccctaacgctaatcctaatcctaaccctaatcctaatcctaaccctaaccctaaccctaaccctaacccttttctgatacaattgtgtacttactgtACACATATTCATGCAAAAACGAGCACTCTTAACAACAATAGTGTTgttgctcctgttcatcagattagttgTCCTGCTACTAGTATTGTTCAAACAATAAGGCACGAAACTCCAATCCACAAGCAAATGAGAACCTGAAACCTATTGGGAGCTGCTGTAAGTCAacgtcagtacattaggtctagaaacaaaatTGCTTGCCCTTGTTCATCATTTTAAACACTTATGAGAAAAACAGAAGCATTATTCAATGAATAGGATCCAGATTTGGAAAGGTACTTTTTAAGATGAAGCTGGTTCATAACTCTGCTGCCCAAATCAAAATTCTATATTGCAAAATGTTGTTATTGAGATTTATAATTGAGAACTGTAATGGAACAAATAGGAACTTACTTACTGGGTTGTCCATCCCTCCCCACTCCCTGTCACCCTGTACTGTGCAAACGTAGCGTGTGTACGTGACTTTTGTCACATGTGTTATAGTAGGGGGGCTTCGTTATCTGGGTCACAGTGAACCGATTCATTTTAGAGAACACGTACGCAGCCTACTTTTTACAGACACATTTGCAGTACACTCCATGACCTATTTACTTCACTTAAAAAGCATAAAACCACATGTTGACATTGTGCTATATATTTAAGTACACAActgcatcagaaaagggttaaggttaggtttggagttagggttatggttagggatagggatagggatagggatagggttagggttagggttaggtttagggttagggctatgtcatgcaaaacattttacacatgaagtacactGTAGCTatccataataacattgtaattatgtgaaagtacacatgtatttactaagtaactactatgtaaatacacagtaattagagaaaaGTGTtatcatttcattatatattttatatttcctgTACCATTTTTACTTTTAATGACTGCAAACCACATACATTAGTAGGggagatgcaaaaaaaaaatggattcttCTGAAGAAGGCCTATTTTGGTCACTAGCTAAGAAACTCTTAAAATGTCAACAGTAGCTCCATTTTTAATGTTGAAAGTTAAGGAAATCCAGCTGGGAGTTCTTTATGTGAGATGTGAGGAGCTTAAAAAGTACAggggttccaaaaaaatatagagttacatgtccccacgtgttgctacaactgcttaaataaagtacctgtcatttttcttttcattcttaacatcctgacaactttttacacttatacctttaaagtctgtttcaaagctcttttcaaaatggccgctctagtccactagatagtgtaaggattattgcccacattatcaaacaggtaacacagcaattcCAATCCaataatcgctcttcctgcagttcTTTAGAGGGAAGATctcaaatcccagtgcactagggcagacattttgaaaagagctttgaaacagactttaaagttataagtgtaaaaagtcgtcaggtgttaacaatgaaaagaaaaattacaggtacgttatttaaacagttatagcaacacgtaGGGAcctgtaatgctatatttttctgaaccccgctacttactctttaatggaaAGTAGGGCCTGGTGTAATTCAAGAGGGATTTACTAAGCAAAAAACCTGTCTATGACAGATCACAAACCCAGTAACAATCTGGAATTATGTACACtgaaatatattgtttatatttcaGCGTGTTCAAATATATTGGCAATACATTTGAACACGCTGAAatttggtttcaggccactgcatggcacacaaggggacttggggtttgatactgcaaagttgcctcaaactaggttgTGGAGCTAGTTTTTAATCTTCCTGAAAAAGTGTCTTTGTGTTTCTTTAGCTTTAAAGACATCTCCTATATCCtggaatattttaataataaaaaaaaaaaaaatctaaaaagaagTGGTCTATGGTCTGAAtaatgttttttaatgaaaaacagtgtttcTTTAATAATACTGTTCCCTTCTATtggcaaaataataaaaaaattctgaCGCTGCAACCCTAAAGCAACCTTTACTTGCTTAGTTGACCTTGTTTAGTTGAGTTTTGCTTTATCAACAGTGTGCTCTGTATACGGGACaattgctatatatttttttcaagtgCGATACATCACATTTAAAAGAGGAAgccccctcgctctctctctctctctctctctctctctctctctctctctctctctctctctctctcgctctctctctctctctcactggaaGGGGTGCGAGTTTCACTGCAATACAACATGGTACAAAGTCTGCTTTCAGAGGGCTTTCTTCCCTGTGGATTAATGATATGTCTGTTGGGATTACACACAGGTAAGTACACATCAAAAAATAACTCAATTTAATATGTCTATTTAAGAAGAATGGAAAAGGACCAGAAATTTTAATCTGGAATTCTTATGATAGcgtttatgcaaaaaaaaaaaaaaaaaaaaaaaaaaaaaaggcttagaCGACTGTATGTTAATAAAGTATTAATACtgggtgtctctaattactgtgcatttagatagtaattaaataacaaatacatgtgtacttatacatacttacaatgttattatgcatagttataactTAAGCAAGGCATTTTACTATGTAacgactatgtaaatacacagtaattagagacacttaatgtaaagtgttgccggTTATGTATACTGATATATTTACCAATAAAACATACGTTTGTGAGGtaacaaatatgaaaaatgtaatttaaaataaaaaaatatttaaaacttacttgaagaatgtatttaaaaaataggtgtttttattaatacaataAAGTTTGAAATTCATTATCCTTTCATTGACAGTGAAAGTGCATTTTATTCATTTGACAAACCGTAGAACTAGTTGACCTTGACTATGACTTTTAACTGCTAACTAAAAACACGGGACAGGCGGTCAATGAGGTAAATTTCATCATAAATTATAAGAATATTGAGATATTGTATGTGGTTGATTTGTTCATCCAGGGCAAGAGAAACAATGTGTTTATACATTCCCAAACAAAACCCAGCTGAAATTGTTTACTTTTAAAACTCTTTTACTGGTGCTTTCTCTGTTATGTCCTTTAAATACTATTTGTGATTTAAAGTGAAGAAACGCACGTATGGGTGTAAAAGATTTAAAAAGTGAATTAGGTGAAATTCTGCAACTGCCCGTTCCAATCTCCTATCATTTTTAAATGGGCAGGATATGTAATCAGTGGCAGGGAAAAGTCCTGTTAAAGAAGGATTATTTAAGTACGGGTGATGGCATTATTGTAtagtttaaatgtggtctggcagaggcgatgttaacatctcgtgagaatgcgtggttggCAGCTAATTAATACAGTGGCTGGCGATCACTCGGATttaaaacttgtgcagaatgtgaccatctccagatggattcatttattaataatatggtcacatgtataaaacccagcagctttggctgaatgggGTGGGTGTCAGGAAGGAGGaatgagagagcaagagagagagagagagagagagagagagagagagagagagagagagagagagagagagagagagagaacacaaaagTAAAAGAAAGATAACAGATGGAAAGATCAGCCCGGTATTTGTTTGATGGGTTTTTTTGTGTGCGTTCCAGACTGTTTTTGTTGAAACGTTTATGTtgcctctgtgagctgtgttttttgtgtttttgtcaatCCTTTTTGTTTGCGTAATACCTGTCTCTGTCAATTTCCTGGTCTGGGGACAAAGCCTTCCTGCCACAATGACccatatattttttgttaaacccttttatgcattttttttataaggTCCCCATGCCTAAAaggttcaaataaaaaatacttgttGACTGCAGCATGCGTTTCTTTTAAAACGTCACCTCTGAGATCTTCAGTATATACAGAATGGAAATGCACGAcaggtaagattcatggaattattcCATAGCCCTTTAACTAATGATTAAAACCTTTGTGAACAGATTTTTGACAGGTAAATAAATGCAGAATACCTGGGGATGGGGCATTTTCATTTTACCCGACGCAAACCCCCTACCATACTAAAGAGCTAGAAAAACTATTCTTAAGAGACTTTTCTTTCCATAGGCCCGTCGGTCGGAGGGGTAGTGTCAGTTTATCAGCCTCGGGAAGTGGTGACATCACTAAGTGGAGATACAGTGACTCTTTCCTGTAACTTCTCTGTGCCGGGTGCAGTGGCAGACCCCTCGGTGAAGTGTGCAGTGCAATGGTCCAGGGCTGGGGTCAGGAGAGGCCCAGGCCTTCTGGACTCAGACCAGGCCATCCTCAATCTCAGACCCCCTCGTCTCTCTCTCGCTTTCCCTGAGCCTTCACTTGCTTACGGGGACGCCTCATTGGTCATAACTAACGTTGGCCTGGAGGATGCTGGGATATActactgcagtgtgactgtgtttcagAGAGGAACTGCTACAGCGAATGGCACATCACTGTTGGTCTATGGTAATGCCTGACTGTATTTTCTCATCTGCTTATTGGTTGGCAGTGTATGCATCAAggttatttatttacataaatgtgatccaatcatgttttaaattgttttattgaacCAGTTCAACCATCCAGGACCTCAGAATGAATGATTTAATTTCACCTTTCCATCTGCTTGAGGCTTGAAGTATTGCCTGTCTCTGTAGActattttcagtatgttcttgTAACTTAGACTACCAGAGGAGAATCTGCTGAGTTGCCTAAATTGTGActagagtgtatatatatattatatatatatatatatatatatatatatatatatatatatatatatatatatatatatatatatatatatataatatatttgacAGTTTCTGTCACAATTGCTCCAAAATTGGTGAGTGAATTGCTATCCAACGTTATTGAGATGACCCTTTAAATAATTTGATTTTGGAAATAATCCGATCAAGGGACTGGTGGtcatatttgaatttttttttatatggcatAATTCTGACCCTACATTCAAATATATTGGTCTTAGATATAATTGAGCTGCAGATGACTTGCCTTACTGTATATTGGTTTTGCAGCCCCTCCCTCAACCCCGAAAGTTTTCCTCAAGATTTCTCCTGCACCCACTCAGGAGAGCTGGAGTCTGGTGTGCAGTACGAGAGGTTTCCATCCTGCTGAGATCAACGTGTCCTGGATCAGGGAGTCTAGCCCTCAGAGCCCGGTCTACAATCAACCCTCTGAGAGGATGGATCAAACCACAGTGAGCAACCTGGTCTCCGAGTCTTTGGTCCTGTACGAGGAGAGCAGTCAGGGCTGGCATCTCCTCAGTCACCTCCCAGTTGATCCCAGAACCAGCTCTGGAGATGTCTACACCTGCACTGTGCAGCATGTCTCTCTGAGACAGCCACTGACTGCAAGCTTCCACTGGGGTGAGGAGGTCTGCTTTTCATCTACAGCAGAACAAATGACAATGTCTGTAACGAGTAGATGGTTTGTCCCTTGCTGGCACATCACATGTCCCATCTAATTGAATCAAATTCCAGAAAGCAGAATCAAACTTATTGGAATGCTCCTCGTGTTTAaaattccatgcatttataactgcgTGAAACAAGAAAGTACATCCAACCTTCTGCTCTGAAATGAGTTGtgcccttcctctctctctcatcctacTCTCTGAGCTAAGTGAGGCAGCGATGGAATTAACATTAAGTGTTCTTATACTTCACATCATTAGGTATTGTGATTAGCCTCACTGACCTTCTCTGTACTATCTCAATAGTGTATTGTGAGGTGACCTGAACTGGATAATGTATTTAGGTTATGCTGTATAGCCTaacattctgttttgtttaagcTCTCCGCACTGGCAAAACACTGCTAAAATGGAGTCTACTATAAACCCAAAGGCCTTCCTGTATTTCGTTTTGCTGAAATTTTGGTTTCTTGGTTTTGAGAAATCTTGCAATCTTAAAATAAAGTGAATGGAGCCAGTATGAACCTCTATCGAACTTTTATACGGCGAGTGTCATAGacctatagtaaaaaaaaatatccatacCTATCTTTCTTTCAGATGAGTTTGAGAAAATATTTCCTCTGCAGCTGATCGGATGCTTAAACGTGGTCAAAATCATTCTTTTGTGTGGACTGGCCTTGCTGTTCACTGTGGCAGGTAAAGACCTCTTTAAGTTCAAACACCAATCTATGGGTGGGTCTAATCAAAAATATAGTTGTTGCTTTGGTTTAAATTTAGCTTTTGCTTAACTAGCAGTGCATAACATACTG
This window encodes:
- the LOC117433766 gene encoding tapasin-related protein-like — protein: MVQSLLSEGFLPCGLMICLLGLHTGPSVGGVVSVYQPREVVTSLSGDTVTLSCNFSVPGAVADPSVKCAVQWSRAGVRRGPGLLDSDQAILNLRPPRLSLAFPEPSLAYGDASLVITNVGLEDAGIYYCSVTVFQRGTATANGTSLLVYAPPSTPKVFLKISPAPTQESWSLVCSTRGFHPAEINVSWIRESSPQSPVYNQPSERMDQTTVSNLVSESLVLYEESSQGWHLLSHLPVDPRTSSGDVYTCTVQHVSLRQPLTASFHWDEFEKIFPLQLIGCLNVVKIILLCGLALLFTVAGVHQCRP